A portion of the Staphylococcus felis genome contains these proteins:
- a CDS encoding assimilatory sulfite reductase (NADPH) flavoprotein subunit gives MNLDVTNSPFNEQQAEQINNLLSSLTPSQKIWLSGYISASIEPIVSGNVIQATEQANPINEDLKVQKRQITLLYGSETGNAQGLAELFHSRLVELNFDVTLKAMDAFKPKKLKDVEDLFIITSTQGEGDPPDNAIELHEYIHSRKAPNLEGKRFAVLALGDESYEYFCQTGRDFDEKLSELGAERLYDRIDCDVDYEENAEKWMANVISALNEQTSSTAQSEVLVSEGIQAEQKQHYSRSNPYQAEVLENINLNGRGSNKETRHIELSLEGFNEKFEPGDCLVVAPQNDPKLVDELIQLLPFEEETVIQVNESGDTLSLQQSLSEYFEITKLTKSLLESSIQLFGNKSLSEKVNDVAWQKEYIVGRDLIDLVKDFPPTQLKPNHFYQLLRKLPAREYSISSSYALEPDEVHITVGAVRYESHGRKRSGVCSIQLAERVEPGDFLPIYIKSNPNFKFPKSNETPVIMIGPGTGVAPFRAYLQEREALKIKGNTWLFFGEQHFTTDFLYQTEWQNWHKDGYLEKLNVAFSRDTDQKIYVQHQMLQESKELNEWIEKGAHIYVCGDEKHMAKDVHRTLLTILQKERNVSEEEAELYLRQLKRDKRYQRDVY, from the coding sequence ATGAATTTAGATGTAACAAATAGCCCTTTTAATGAACAACAAGCAGAGCAAATTAATAACCTACTTTCATCATTAACCCCTAGTCAAAAAATATGGTTATCTGGATATATTAGTGCTTCCATTGAACCAATCGTATCCGGTAACGTGATTCAAGCAACTGAACAAGCAAATCCTATCAATGAAGATTTGAAGGTTCAGAAGCGTCAGATTACGTTGTTATATGGATCTGAAACAGGAAATGCTCAAGGATTAGCTGAATTATTTCATTCACGTTTAGTTGAATTGAACTTTGATGTGACTTTGAAAGCAATGGATGCATTTAAACCTAAAAAATTAAAAGACGTAGAAGACTTATTCATCATTACATCAACGCAAGGCGAAGGTGACCCCCCAGATAATGCAATTGAACTCCATGAATACATACATAGTCGTAAAGCCCCCAATCTAGAAGGAAAAAGATTCGCAGTACTCGCATTAGGTGATGAATCTTATGAGTATTTCTGTCAAACAGGTCGAGATTTTGATGAAAAGTTAAGTGAACTTGGAGCAGAGCGCTTATATGATCGGATTGATTGTGACGTTGACTACGAAGAAAATGCTGAAAAATGGATGGCGAATGTCATTAGTGCACTCAATGAACAAACTAGTAGCACCGCTCAAAGTGAAGTGCTTGTTAGTGAAGGTATTCAAGCAGAACAAAAGCAACATTATTCACGATCAAATCCATATCAGGCTGAAGTACTAGAAAATATCAATTTAAATGGAAGGGGTTCAAACAAAGAAACACGTCATATTGAACTTTCATTAGAAGGTTTTAACGAAAAATTTGAGCCAGGGGATTGTCTAGTGGTTGCGCCTCAAAATGATCCTAAACTTGTTGATGAACTCATCCAATTATTACCATTCGAAGAGGAAACGGTCATTCAAGTTAACGAATCAGGTGATACATTATCTTTGCAACAATCTTTATCTGAATATTTTGAAATTACAAAGCTGACAAAATCGCTACTTGAGTCATCTATCCAATTATTTGGAAATAAGTCATTATCCGAAAAGGTAAACGATGTGGCATGGCAAAAAGAATATATAGTAGGGAGAGACTTAATCGATTTAGTGAAAGACTTTCCGCCTACACAGCTTAAACCGAATCATTTTTATCAATTGTTAAGAAAATTACCAGCAAGAGAATATTCAATATCAAGTAGTTATGCATTGGAGCCAGATGAAGTTCATATTACTGTTGGGGCAGTACGTTATGAGTCTCATGGGAGAAAGCGATCTGGTGTATGTTCGATTCAATTAGCAGAACGAGTAGAACCGGGAGATTTTTTACCGATATATATTAAATCGAATCCTAACTTTAAGTTCCCAAAAAGCAACGAGACCCCTGTAATCATGATAGGACCAGGAACTGGAGTAGCACCATTTAGGGCGTATCTTCAAGAAAGAGAGGCTTTAAAGATAAAAGGGAATACATGGTTGTTTTTTGGTGAACAACACTTTACGACTGACTTCTTGTATCAAACAGAATGGCAAAATTGGCATAAAGATGGTTATTTAGAGAAGTTAAATGTTGCATTTTCACGTGATACGGATCAAAAAATATATGTTCAACATCAAATGCTACAAGAAAGTAAAGAATTAAACGAGTGGATTGAAAAAGGTGCCCACATTTATGTATGTGGAGATGAGAAGCATATGGCTAAAGATGTGCATCGTACATTACTGACGATTCTACAAAAAGAACGCAATGTGAGTGAAGAAGAAGCGGAATTATATCTAAGACAGTTAAAACGTGACAAGCGCTATCAGAGAGACGTGTATTAA
- a CDS encoding phosphoadenylyl-sulfate reductase encodes MSSGEITYQNFNENHIPVFPKASETKGAHESLKWAFENYDDIIYACSFGAESMVLIDLIYQIKPDARLIFLDTDLHFQETYDLINRVQERFPKLIIQKKKPRLTLEEQSEKYQLALWKKDPNQCCYIRKIKPLEDVLNQQVAWISGLRRAQSESRRHTNFINRDERFHSIKVCPLIHWTEDEVWDYIKKHDLPYNELHDFHYPSIGCIPCTSQVFDSDDSRAGRWQGTSKTECGLHSTTP; translated from the coding sequence AAAGGAGCGCATGAATCATTGAAATGGGCTTTTGAAAACTATGATGATATTATATACGCTTGCAGTTTCGGAGCAGAGAGCATGGTATTAATTGATCTTATCTATCAAATTAAGCCCGATGCACGATTGATTTTTTTAGATACAGATTTACATTTTCAAGAAACATATGATTTGATTAATCGCGTTCAAGAGCGTTTTCCTAAATTGATTATTCAAAAGAAAAAACCGCGCTTGACTCTTGAAGAACAGTCTGAAAAGTATCAACTAGCATTGTGGAAAAAAGATCCTAATCAATGCTGTTATATTCGGAAGATAAAACCTTTAGAAGACGTATTAAATCAGCAAGTTGCTTGGATTTCCGGTTTGAGACGTGCACAGTCTGAAAGTAGACGACATACGAACTTTATCAATCGTGATGAACGATTTCACTCGATAAAAGTTTGTCCGCTCATTCATTGGACTGAAGATGAGGTATGGGATTACATCAAAAAGCATGACTTACCATACAATGAATTACATGATTTCCATTATCCAAGTATCGGTTGTATTCCTTGTACGTCACAAGTATTTGATTCTGATGATTCGAGAGCAGGCAGATGGCAAGGAACTTCAAAAACAGAATGTGGCCTACATTCGACAACACCTTAG
- the cobA gene encoding uroporphyrinogen-III C-methyltransferase: MSKVYLVGAGPGDPDLITLKAVKAIQKADVILYDRLVNKEIFQHASPQAKLLYCGKDPNRYTLPQHETNQMMLTLAKKGYTVVRLKGGDPFVFGRGGEEAELLAEQHIPFEIVPGITSGIAAPMYAGIPVTHRNYSSSVAFVTAVTKDGTEDEERWQHLAKGPETLCIYMGVKKLPQIRDRLIENGKQGDTPVALVHMGTTQSQETVTGTLSNIVEKAMHIQNPAMIIVGDVVNLRERISWFNEQLNMQSDHLIKVTSL, encoded by the coding sequence ATGAGTAAAGTTTATTTAGTTGGAGCTGGGCCAGGTGATCCAGATTTAATTACATTGAAAGCAGTTAAAGCCATACAAAAAGCAGACGTTATTTTATATGACCGTTTAGTTAATAAAGAAATTTTTCAACATGCATCTCCACAGGCTAAATTACTTTATTGTGGTAAAGATCCTAATCGTTATACATTACCACAGCATGAAACGAATCAAATGATGCTGACATTAGCCAAAAAAGGATATACTGTTGTGCGTTTAAAAGGAGGGGATCCGTTCGTTTTTGGAAGAGGCGGTGAAGAAGCAGAACTTTTAGCGGAACAACATATTCCATTTGAAATTGTGCCTGGTATTACATCAGGTATTGCAGCACCAATGTACGCTGGGATTCCAGTCACTCATCGTAACTATAGTTCATCTGTGGCATTTGTAACTGCAGTCACAAAAGATGGTACTGAGGATGAAGAAAGGTGGCAACATCTCGCAAAAGGTCCAGAAACTTTGTGTATTTATATGGGCGTTAAAAAGTTGCCTCAAATACGTGATAGGCTTATTGAAAATGGAAAACAAGGTGACACACCTGTAGCTCTTGTACATATGGGGACGACGCAATCACAAGAAACAGTAACCGGTACATTAAGTAATATTGTAGAGAAAGCAATGCATATCCAAAATCCTGCAATGATAATAGTAGGGGACGTTGTCAACCTCAGAGAGCGAATAAGTTGGTTTAATGAACAGTTAAATATGCAAAGTGATCATTTAATTAAAGTGACATCACTATAG
- a CDS encoding NADPH-dependent assimilatory sulfite reductase hemoprotein subunit, whose amino-acid sequence MTNSTKNQNVKLDAMEDIKQKSQFLRGTIAEGLKDPLTGAIAEDDTKLLKFHGSYMQDDRDLRDERRKQKLEPAYSFMIRVRVPGGAASSDQWIKMDNISNQYANGTIKLTTRQAFQFHGILKRDLKKSMQNINSALLDSIAACGDVVRNVMCNPNPYQSKIHEEINQYADKISQHLLPRTGAYHEIWLDGEKVVNTKEEHEPIYGSTYLPRKFKIGIAVPPSNDIDVYSQDIGLIAIVENETLIGFNIVVGGGMGMKHGNPKTYPQIARLLGYVPKEKAVDVCEKIVTIQRDYGNREDRSQARFKYTVDRLGVEKVRDELNERLGYDVETAREFEFEHNGDRYGWTEGQGHWHFTLFIQNGRVKDEKGYQLKTALREIAETHHADFQLTPNQNLILSNIKQENKEEIQRIIDTYGITDGENYTGLKRNSMACVAFPTCGLAMAESERYLPSLLNKIEDILNEAGLEEEDITIRMTGCPNGCARPALAEVAFIGKGPGKYNMYLGGGFKGDRLNKLYKENIGEDEILNSLKPLLIRYSKEKEENEHFGDFVIRQGIVARVTEGRDFHK is encoded by the coding sequence ATGACAAATTCAACAAAAAATCAAAATGTAAAACTTGATGCAATGGAAGACATTAAGCAAAAGAGTCAATTTTTACGAGGGACTATAGCAGAAGGTCTTAAGGACCCTTTGACAGGTGCTATAGCTGAGGATGATACAAAGCTATTAAAATTTCATGGTAGCTATATGCAAGATGATCGTGATTTAAGAGATGAGCGACGTAAACAAAAACTAGAGCCAGCATATAGCTTTATGATACGTGTTCGTGTCCCAGGTGGTGCAGCATCTTCAGATCAATGGATTAAAATGGATAATATATCTAATCAATATGCGAATGGAACAATTAAATTAACGACACGCCAAGCATTTCAATTCCATGGGATTTTAAAAAGAGATTTGAAGAAGTCGATGCAAAATATCAATAGCGCATTGCTTGATTCAATCGCGGCGTGTGGCGATGTAGTACGTAATGTGATGTGTAATCCTAATCCATATCAATCTAAAATACATGAAGAAATTAATCAATACGCTGATAAAATTAGTCAGCATTTGTTGCCGCGAACAGGTGCATATCATGAAATTTGGTTAGATGGAGAAAAAGTTGTAAACACGAAAGAAGAACATGAACCCATTTATGGATCTACATATTTACCTAGAAAATTTAAAATTGGTATTGCTGTTCCACCTTCTAACGATATTGATGTTTATTCGCAAGATATTGGTCTTATTGCAATTGTAGAAAATGAAACGCTAATAGGATTTAATATTGTGGTTGGCGGCGGAATGGGCATGAAACATGGAAACCCTAAAACATATCCTCAAATTGCCCGTCTTTTAGGCTATGTCCCTAAAGAGAAAGCTGTAGATGTATGTGAAAAAATTGTAACAATACAAAGAGATTATGGTAATCGTGAAGATCGATCGCAAGCTAGATTTAAATACACTGTTGATCGACTAGGTGTTGAAAAAGTAAGGGACGAATTAAATGAACGCTTAGGTTACGATGTTGAAACTGCACGAGAATTTGAATTTGAACATAATGGCGACCGTTATGGTTGGACTGAAGGACAAGGTCATTGGCATTTTACGCTATTTATTCAAAATGGACGTGTGAAAGATGAAAAAGGATATCAATTGAAAACAGCATTAAGAGAAATTGCTGAAACACATCATGCTGATTTTCAGCTCACACCTAATCAAAACTTAATTTTGTCTAATATTAAGCAGGAAAATAAAGAAGAAATTCAAAGAATAATCGATACTTATGGCATTACAGATGGCGAAAATTATACAGGATTGAAACGGAATTCAATGGCTTGTGTAGCATTCCCAACTTGTGGTTTGGCCATGGCAGAGTCAGAGCGTTATTTACCTTCTTTACTCAATAAAATTGAAGACATCCTCAATGAAGCGGGGTTGGAAGAAGAGGATATTACGATACGTATGACAGGATGTCCAAATGGTTGTGCCAGACCGGCGTTAGCAGAAGTGGCATTTATAGGAAAAGGACCTGGTAAATATAACATGTATCTTGGTGGCGGATTTAAAGGTGATCGACTTAATAAATTGTACAAAGAAAACATTGGTGAAGATGAAATTTTGAATAGTTTAAAACCGTTACTTATTCGATACAGTAAAGAAAAAGAAGAAAATGAGCATTTTGGTGATTTTGTTATACGTCAAGGCATTGTAGCACGTGTGACTGAAGGAAGGGATTTTCATAAATAA
- a CDS encoding sulfite exporter TauE/SafE family protein: protein MKKLIIYAFAGFVAQMIDGSLGMGFGASSSSILLTFGVAPAIVSATVHFSQIATTAASGISHLKFKNVHRPTLYKLTIPGAVGAFIGGAILTHINGDLIKPFIAVFLLMMGLYILYQFLIKRHRISDERVSQSRQSHFIVPQGMFAGLVDAIGGGGWGPINTSIMLSRKRLEPRYAIGTVSASEFLVTLSASVSFIIFLGIHQINWMTVIALAIGGAIAAPIAACLVKWLSVDILAVCVGGLIIFTNTNALITYFLTDNHIATLIRIVIIGLWGILVIYVVIKNKRNPSINQKKSIVQGGIE from the coding sequence ATGAAAAAACTAATCATATATGCGTTCGCAGGTTTTGTAGCTCAAATGATTGATGGTTCGCTTGGTATGGGTTTTGGAGCTTCTTCTTCATCGATATTATTAACGTTTGGTGTTGCGCCTGCAATAGTATCCGCAACTGTACATTTTTCACAAATCGCTACGACTGCCGCTTCAGGTATTTCACATTTAAAATTCAAAAATGTTCATCGACCTACCTTGTATAAGTTGACTATTCCAGGAGCAGTAGGAGCGTTTATTGGAGGCGCTATTTTAACACATATTAATGGTGATTTGATCAAACCATTTATCGCTGTATTTTTACTAATGATGGGACTATATATACTTTATCAATTTTTAATTAAAAGACATCGCATATCTGATGAACGGGTAAGTCAATCAAGGCAGTCACATTTCATAGTGCCACAAGGTATGTTTGCAGGATTAGTAGATGCAATTGGTGGTGGAGGATGGGGACCGATCAACACTTCAATAATGCTGTCAAGAAAAAGATTAGAGCCTAGATATGCGATTGGGACAGTATCTGCAAGTGAATTTTTAGTAACGCTCTCTGCATCTGTGAGTTTTATTATCTTTTTAGGGATACATCAGATTAATTGGATGACTGTGATTGCACTTGCGATTGGTGGTGCGATTGCTGCACCGATTGCTGCCTGTTTAGTGAAGTGGTTATCTGTTGATATTTTAGCTGTTTGTGTTGGTGGGCTTATCATTTTTACAAATACTAATGCCTTAATCACATATTTTTTGACAGATAATCACATTGCAACGCTAATAAGGATAGTGATTATTGGGTTATGGGGAATCTTGGTGATTTATGTTGTGATTAAAAATAAGCGTAATCCGTCCATAAATCAAAAGAAAAGCATTGTACAAGGAGGAATAGAATAA
- a CDS encoding sirohydrochlorin chelatase has protein sequence MKGVLYVSHGTRLKQGVKEAHNLIDKVKQHIPIPFQETCFLEITSPNIENGFKRLIHKGVNHVIVIPVLLLSAGHFYHDIPKAIHQLKKRFAHITITLGRPLGVQYRLVEILKERIEAISVSNPESAQFILVGRGSNYEETKQDMNEIKSMLKSLMGMSNVNVCYLAATEPKFEHILKQAIHEKHQEIIVIPYLWFSGLLTHYIHKTLHDTGYKGTLKRCHHLGDHPNMIDALRDRVLETIQKAEKEKQSRKDKHHVIVT, from the coding sequence ATGAAAGGGGTACTTTATGTTAGTCATGGAACAAGGTTAAAACAAGGTGTTAAAGAAGCTCACAACTTGATAGATAAAGTGAAACAACATATCCCGATACCATTCCAAGAAACATGCTTTCTAGAGATAACGAGTCCTAATATTGAAAATGGATTTAAAAGATTAATTCATAAGGGTGTTAATCATGTCATCGTGATACCCGTATTATTACTATCGGCGGGGCATTTTTATCATGATATACCTAAAGCCATTCATCAGCTCAAAAAACGCTTTGCACATATCACAATTACTTTGGGACGGCCACTAGGCGTTCAATATCGATTAGTTGAAATTTTAAAAGAAAGAATCGAAGCGATATCTGTGTCTAATCCTGAAAGTGCTCAGTTCATACTTGTAGGAAGGGGAAGCAATTATGAAGAAACAAAACAAGATATGAATGAGATCAAGTCGATGCTCAAAAGTTTAATGGGAATGTCGAATGTTAACGTTTGTTATTTAGCAGCAACTGAACCTAAATTTGAACATATCCTTAAACAAGCTATTCATGAAAAGCATCAAGAAATTATAGTCATACCTTATCTTTGGTTCTCAGGACTACTTACACATTACATTCACAAGACACTTCATGATACGGGCTATAAAGGAACTTTAAAACGATGCCATCATCTAGGAGATCATCCAAATATGATAGATGCTCTAAGAGATCGTGTATTAGAGACTATTCAAAAAGCTGAAAAAGAAAAACAAAGTCGAAAGGATAAGCATCATGTCATTGTCACTTAA
- a CDS encoding NAD(P)-binding protein has product MSLSLNVNVDRMTILVVGGGRIATRRVLKLLNAQSTLIHVVSPSVTSTLNQLIRKNKLKWSKKVFQASDIQGAQFIIAATDNPKLHEKIKALIPSNVLFNDVIHHDASNIHFAKEVRRGRLSIQITTNGASPKLTQKIAKEIEEIYDHQYEGYVEFLYQCRKLIKQKPISMDEKIQLLDMLLEEKFMNADAQQEMLCRLRH; this is encoded by the coding sequence ATGTCATTGTCACTTAACGTTAATGTTGACAGGATGACAATTTTAGTTGTGGGTGGTGGAAGAATTGCAACTAGACGAGTCCTGAAATTATTAAATGCTCAATCTACTCTAATACACGTTGTGAGTCCCTCGGTTACTTCGACTTTAAATCAATTAATCCGAAAGAATAAATTGAAATGGTCAAAAAAGGTATTTCAAGCATCGGATATTCAAGGCGCACAATTCATCATAGCAGCTACAGATAACCCAAAATTACATGAAAAAATCAAAGCATTAATACCCTCGAATGTGTTGTTCAATGATGTGATTCATCATGATGCAAGTAATATTCACTTTGCAAAAGAAGTGCGACGGGGTAGATTGTCAATACAAATTACAACAAATGGAGCCAGTCCAAAACTAACGCAAAAAATCGCTAAGGAAATTGAAGAGATATATGATCATCAATACGAGGGGTACGTTGAGTTTTTGTACCAGTGCCGAAAACTGATTAAACAGAAGCCTATCTCAATGGATGAAAAAATCCAATTACTAGATATGTTACTTGAAGAAAAATTTATGAATGCAGATGCGCAACAAGAAATGTTATGTCGATTACGTCATTAA